A region of Myxococcus stipitatus DSM 14675 DNA encodes the following proteins:
- a CDS encoding chemotaxis protein CheB, which produces MAFRVLMVGKGLRALAARGLFDGESLVPVGPVEVDFPGALVAVQRHFPDVLLVDLTGLEALEAIEQVMAERPVPVLALHPGVLSGQEAFQAVALGALDVAERPAIPGPEFWAHISRKLVLLAQVKAVRQTRSSSKLPREELPAPPFPLVAIAASLGGPKAVAQVLRKIPRDFPAPIAYCQHISEGFTEGLAHWLTMETALGVREAEHGMSMAPGTVYIAPSGSHLLVRPEGRLELDSGPALRGFRPSCDMLLTSAAESFGSRCVGVILTGMGRDGARGMKEIRERGGRTIAQDEGTSAVWGMPREAVLLGAAQEVLPLERIGPTLLQWVDAC; this is translated from the coding sequence ATGGCATTCAGGGTGCTCATGGTGGGCAAGGGGCTGCGCGCGCTCGCGGCCCGAGGCCTGTTCGACGGCGAGTCGCTGGTCCCGGTCGGTCCCGTGGAGGTGGACTTCCCGGGCGCGCTCGTCGCCGTGCAGCGTCACTTCCCGGACGTGCTGCTGGTGGACCTCACGGGCCTGGAGGCCCTGGAGGCCATCGAGCAGGTCATGGCGGAGCGGCCCGTGCCGGTGCTCGCGCTGCACCCGGGGGTCCTCTCGGGACAGGAGGCCTTCCAGGCGGTGGCGCTGGGCGCGCTGGACGTGGCGGAGCGCCCGGCGATTCCGGGCCCCGAGTTCTGGGCCCACATCTCACGCAAGCTGGTGCTCCTGGCGCAGGTGAAGGCCGTGCGCCAGACGCGCTCGTCCTCGAAGCTGCCCCGGGAGGAGCTGCCCGCGCCTCCGTTCCCCCTGGTGGCCATCGCCGCGTCCCTGGGCGGACCCAAGGCCGTCGCCCAGGTCCTGCGGAAGATTCCACGAGACTTTCCCGCGCCCATCGCCTACTGCCAGCACATCAGCGAGGGTTTCACGGAGGGCCTCGCGCACTGGCTGACCATGGAGACGGCGCTCGGAGTGAGGGAGGCGGAGCACGGCATGTCGATGGCGCCGGGGACGGTGTACATCGCACCGTCGGGCAGTCACCTGTTGGTGAGACCCGAGGGCAGGCTGGAGTTGGACTCGGGGCCCGCGCTCCGGGGATTCCGGCCTTCGTGTGACATGCTGCTCACTTCGGCCGCGGAGTCCTTCGGCTCGCGCTGTGTCGGCGTCATCCTCACGGGAATGGGGCGTGATGGCGCGCGGGGAATGAAGGAGATCCGTGAGCGGGGAGGGCGGACCATCGCTCAGGATGAGGGGACGTCCGCGGTGTGGGGCATGCCTCGCGAGGCGGTGTTGCTCGGGGCGGCGCAGGAAGTCCTGCCGCTGGAGCGCATCGGCCCCACGTTGTTGCAGTGGGTGGATGCGTGCTGA
- a CDS encoding protein-glutamate O-methyltransferase translates to MLNVSNKVLQQLAALLLERAGLKITPDGFHSLRLALSTRMPVLGVEEPERYLQRLNGPGGEEELRSLLPLVTVGHTEFFRDAKQFRALEKSVLPDLLARARREMRKVSVWSAGCATGEEPYSVAMVLAELGALSVEVDLWATDLNLAAVEAARQGRFSQRRAISINPERLSRFFRPVEDGYEALTTLREYIRFDGQNLAVPVFDKVALGSLDLILCRNVIIYFDLPTIRGLMDRFLAALRPGGLLFLGYSESLFKVYDRFEMIEVDGAFVYRRPPSDRGVRPPPLRIHPYPGTGTQEPRAPEPEPFSPAVYARPPVDGAAQGVRPRTAPVDTSVRGPGAMSGTFSTVGTPPAASATVPVGTRSNDLGRPRITVEIPAVGAVDTGRTRPTVELPSVQVSPRAASPGEPSALAAWPKLLPPAERLAMAVRKMTQGDFPGAIAGVERLLVDEPSDLDALLTLGNLYSLTGRIPEAREAFAQAILREPLCVEARVFGGVAALQAGELKEARSELGKALFLEPTLAIGHYLLAQVQERSHESDSARRSYRNAIAQLRFPQRTLAGHYPEMPDSAEAISRAARYALAALEEQPPH, encoded by the coding sequence GTGCTGAACGTGAGCAACAAAGTGCTTCAACAGCTCGCCGCGCTCCTCTTGGAGCGTGCGGGGTTGAAGATCACTCCGGATGGCTTCCACAGCCTGCGGCTGGCCTTGTCCACGCGCATGCCGGTGCTCGGCGTGGAGGAGCCGGAGCGCTACCTCCAGCGACTGAACGGGCCCGGAGGCGAGGAGGAGCTGCGCTCGCTGCTGCCCCTGGTGACGGTGGGGCACACGGAGTTCTTCCGGGACGCCAAGCAGTTCCGCGCGCTGGAGAAGAGCGTGCTGCCGGACCTGCTCGCGCGGGCGCGGAGGGAGATGCGCAAGGTCTCCGTCTGGTCCGCGGGCTGCGCGACGGGCGAGGAGCCCTACAGCGTGGCCATGGTGCTGGCGGAGCTGGGCGCGCTCTCGGTCGAGGTGGACCTGTGGGCCACGGACCTGAACCTGGCGGCCGTCGAGGCCGCGCGTCAGGGCCGCTTCTCGCAGCGGCGCGCCATCAGCATCAACCCGGAGCGGCTCAGCCGGTTCTTCCGCCCCGTCGAGGACGGCTACGAGGCGCTGACCACCCTGCGTGAGTACATCCGCTTCGACGGTCAGAACCTGGCGGTCCCCGTCTTCGACAAGGTGGCGCTCGGCTCGCTGGACCTCATCCTCTGCCGCAACGTCATCATCTACTTCGACCTGCCCACCATCCGCGGGTTGATGGACCGGTTCCTCGCGGCGCTGCGGCCCGGGGGCCTGCTCTTCCTGGGGTACTCGGAGAGCCTCTTCAAGGTCTATGACCGCTTCGAGATGATCGAAGTGGATGGCGCCTTCGTCTATCGCCGTCCCCCCAGCGACCGGGGTGTGCGGCCGCCGCCGCTGCGCATCCATCCGTACCCTGGAACAGGGACGCAGGAGCCGCGCGCGCCGGAGCCGGAGCCGTTCTCTCCCGCCGTGTACGCGCGTCCGCCGGTGGATGGGGCGGCGCAAGGGGTTCGGCCTCGCACGGCTCCGGTGGACACCAGCGTCCGGGGGCCGGGGGCGATGTCCGGGACGTTCTCCACCGTGGGGACTCCGCCCGCGGCGTCCGCGACGGTGCCCGTCGGCACGCGGAGCAACGACCTGGGCCGGCCTCGCATCACCGTCGAGATTCCCGCCGTGGGCGCCGTGGACACGGGCCGCACGCGGCCGACGGTGGAGCTGCCCTCGGTGCAGGTGTCTCCTCGCGCCGCTTCCCCTGGCGAGCCGTCCGCGCTCGCGGCCTGGCCGAAGCTGCTGCCTCCGGCGGAGCGGTTGGCCATGGCGGTGCGGAAGATGACGCAGGGCGATTTCCCTGGGGCCATCGCGGGTGTGGAGCGGCTGCTGGTGGATGAGCCCAGTGACTTGGATGCGCTCCTGACGCTGGGGAACCTCTACTCGCTCACGGGCCGCATCCCGGAGGCGCGGGAGGCGTTCGCCCAGGCCATCCTGCGCGAGCCGCTGTGCGTGGAGGCGCGGGTGTTCGGAGGCGTGGCGGCGCTGCAGGCGGGGGAGTTGAAGGAGGCGCGCTCGGAGCTGGGCAAGGCGCTGTTCCTGGAGCCCACGCTGGCCATCGGCCACTACCTGCTGGCGCAGGTGCAGGAGCGCAGCCACGAGTCGGACTCGGCGCGCCGGAGCTATCGCAACGCGATTGCGCAGCTTCGCTTCCCCCAGCGCACCCTGGCCGGGCACTACCCGGAGATGCCCGACTCGGCGGAGGCCATCTCCCGCGCGGCGCGCTATGCACTCGCCGCGCTGGAAGAACAGCCTCCGCACTGA
- a CDS encoding polyhydroxyalkanoic acid system family protein: protein MGMMKFDIPHSLPKEEVKKRVEQLLQYWGGKYGVKADWQGEGAKIVGKVMGIKLDASFVITDKAVEGEGTDPGMLLRGQATKYLKEKFSSVLDPSKSLDQVKGALS, encoded by the coding sequence ATGGGCATGATGAAGTTCGATATTCCCCACTCCCTCCCGAAGGAGGAGGTCAAGAAGCGCGTCGAGCAGCTGCTTCAGTACTGGGGAGGCAAGTACGGAGTGAAGGCGGACTGGCAGGGCGAGGGCGCCAAGATTGTCGGCAAGGTGATGGGCATCAAGCTGGATGCGTCCTTCGTCATCACCGACAAGGCCGTCGAGGGTGAAGGCACGGACCCCGGCATGCTGCTGCGTGGCCAGGCGACGAAGTACCTGAAGGAGAAGTTCAGCTCGGTGCTGGACCCGAGCAAGTCGCTGGACCAGGTGAAGGGCGCCCTGAGCTGA
- a CDS encoding deoxyribodipyrimidine photo-lyase, producing the protein MPNGFSWSELAVDSARVIVVKDVPLPASGRDFVLYWCMVNHRAEENHALDTAIALGNLLGLPVVVYQALRPDHPHASDRLHAWALEGMADLAQALASRGIPYWLELPRHPREHVARIAELGRRAAAVVSDFFPTYIIPGHLRGAARTLEVPLFAVDASCVVPMQRIATLQAGAYTLRPKLQKLWPEYLGRMLRPRPLKVRAHTLAPGFELADAREARRTLSGFHIDHSVPPLEERGGRKAALKALDTFLHQKLEGYDVERNDPGRSHQSGLSPFFHWGNLFAGEAARAALRARGTDDPAVRSFLEELLVRRELGFNYCFHTPEARQLSTESLPGWARETLRTHQKDAREHLYSLEQMEHAHTADGLWNAAQRELRERGRIHNYLRMLWGKKILEWSPTPEEGLRRIAHLNDKYAVDGRDPASVANFMWVLGLHDRPFQERKVLGKVRPMSSPRTAEKYDLAPYMARWGRPEDPPVKLKRVRGGTSR; encoded by the coding sequence ATGCCCAACGGGTTCTCGTGGTCCGAGCTCGCCGTCGATTCCGCTCGAGTCATCGTCGTCAAGGACGTGCCCCTCCCCGCCTCGGGGAGAGACTTCGTCCTGTATTGGTGCATGGTCAACCATCGCGCCGAGGAGAACCACGCGCTCGACACGGCCATCGCCCTGGGCAACCTCCTGGGTCTTCCCGTGGTGGTGTACCAGGCGCTGAGGCCGGACCATCCCCATGCCTCGGACCGGCTTCATGCCTGGGCCCTGGAGGGCATGGCGGACCTGGCGCAGGCCCTCGCCTCCCGAGGGATTCCCTACTGGCTGGAGCTGCCCCGCCATCCCCGCGAGCACGTGGCGCGCATCGCGGAGCTGGGCCGGCGCGCCGCCGCCGTCGTGTCCGACTTCTTCCCCACGTACATCATCCCAGGGCACCTCCGCGGTGCGGCCAGGACGCTGGAGGTTCCGTTGTTCGCGGTGGACGCGTCCTGCGTCGTGCCCATGCAGCGCATCGCCACCCTCCAGGCGGGCGCGTACACGCTGCGGCCGAAGCTCCAGAAGCTGTGGCCGGAGTACCTGGGCCGCATGCTGCGCCCTCGCCCGCTCAAGGTGCGCGCGCACACGCTGGCCCCGGGCTTCGAGCTGGCCGATGCGCGCGAGGCCCGTCGAACCCTGTCGGGCTTCCACATCGACCACTCGGTTCCACCGCTCGAGGAGCGCGGCGGACGCAAGGCGGCATTGAAGGCGCTGGACACCTTCCTCCACCAGAAGCTCGAGGGATACGACGTCGAGCGCAATGACCCGGGTCGCTCGCACCAGTCCGGCCTGTCGCCGTTCTTCCACTGGGGCAACCTCTTCGCGGGCGAGGCGGCCCGGGCGGCGCTGCGTGCACGCGGCACGGATGACCCCGCGGTGCGCAGCTTCCTGGAGGAGCTGCTGGTGCGCCGCGAGCTGGGCTTCAACTACTGCTTCCACACGCCCGAGGCCCGGCAGCTCTCCACGGAGTCGCTTCCCGGCTGGGCCCGCGAGACGCTGCGCACGCATCAGAAAGACGCGCGTGAGCACCTGTACTCACTGGAGCAGATGGAGCACGCGCACACGGCGGACGGACTGTGGAACGCGGCCCAGCGCGAGCTGCGGGAGCGCGGCCGCATCCACAACTACCTGCGCATGCTCTGGGGCAAGAAGATTCTCGAGTGGAGCCCGACGCCGGAGGAAGGGCTGCGCCGCATCGCGCACCTCAATGACAAGTACGCGGTGGATGGAAGAGACCCGGCCAGCGTCGCCAACTTCATGTGGGTCCTGGGGCTGCACGACCGACCCTTCCAGGAGCGCAAGGTGCTGGGGAAGGTGCGCCCCATGAGCTCGCCGCGCACGGCGGAGAAGTACGACCTGGCGCCCTACATGGCACGTTGGGGACGCCCGGAGGACCCTCCCGTGAAGCTCAAGCGCGTGCGCGGAGGCACGAGCCGGTGA
- a CDS encoding DUF1015 family protein: protein MARVHPFPALLPSLARTLEPSGVVPRGNAAPQPAHVRPLLEAANPSAELRRQRESGVLLIDARPSLYVVEVHSQAGKLGGPPVRYLLCGLRPDGGVPLEHDPYRPRAWEVEPAVTLTADDHGVFRGLLAEASERAAPVWEGEYDGRLLVLRRIEPSPVSKRIQAVLDEAPMRPLTALADAGPTLAAIVPLSDPGLELLPVHRALKGVGTFREETFLTLVTAYARVYELDEPLDTPRGLVAARERLATLISGHHAVLLVLPGGRGRILRFRQGLDLAHLKGAPRNPTLRSLDLALLNALVLRTVLGIQEPESPGHPQVFPVEGLLPLVKGVETGTFQVGFALNPPPVWEVRAVMEAQATLPPRTLRVEPMPPAGLLYLDTDA, encoded by the coding sequence ATGGCGCGCGTCCATCCCTTCCCGGCCTTGCTGCCCTCTCTGGCTCGGACTCTCGAGCCCTCTGGTGTCGTGCCGCGTGGAAACGCGGCGCCCCAACCGGCTCATGTCCGGCCTCTGCTGGAGGCGGCGAATCCCTCGGCGGAGCTTCGCCGTCAGCGGGAGTCGGGGGTGTTGCTGATAGACGCCCGGCCCTCGCTGTACGTGGTGGAGGTCCACAGTCAGGCGGGCAAGCTGGGAGGCCCGCCTGTGCGCTACCTCCTCTGCGGGCTGCGGCCCGATGGCGGCGTGCCGCTGGAGCACGACCCGTATCGTCCTCGTGCCTGGGAGGTCGAGCCCGCCGTCACCCTCACCGCGGACGACCACGGTGTCTTCCGGGGGCTCCTGGCCGAGGCGAGTGAGCGAGCGGCTCCTGTCTGGGAAGGGGAGTACGACGGTCGCCTGCTCGTGCTGCGTCGAATCGAGCCCTCGCCCGTGTCCAAGCGCATCCAGGCCGTGCTGGACGAGGCGCCCATGCGCCCGCTCACCGCGCTGGCCGATGCGGGGCCGACGCTGGCGGCCATCGTGCCGCTGTCGGACCCGGGCCTGGAGTTGCTGCCCGTGCACCGCGCGCTCAAGGGCGTGGGGACGTTTCGGGAGGAGACCTTCCTCACGCTGGTGACGGCGTACGCACGTGTCTACGAATTGGATGAGCCGCTGGATACACCTCGCGGATTGGTGGCCGCGCGAGAGCGACTGGCGACGCTCATCAGCGGGCACCACGCGGTGCTGCTCGTGTTGCCCGGTGGCCGCGGCCGCATCCTGCGCTTCCGACAGGGGCTGGACCTGGCGCACTTGAAGGGCGCGCCTCGCAACCCGACGTTGCGAAGTCTGGACCTGGCCTTGCTCAACGCGCTGGTGCTCAGGACGGTGCTCGGCATCCAGGAGCCCGAGTCACCCGGGCATCCACAGGTCTTCCCCGTCGAAGGGCTGCTACCTCTGGTGAAGGGCGTGGAGACGGGGACGTTCCAGGTGGGCTTCGCCCTCAACCCTCCGCCGGTGTGGGAAGTGCGAGCCGTGATGGAGGCGCAGGCCACGTTGCCTCCGAGGACGCTGCGGGTGGAGCCGATGCCACCCGCGGGCCTGTTGTATCTCGACACGGACGCGTGA